The Nitrospirota bacterium genome contains a region encoding:
- a CDS encoding HU family DNA-binding protein produces MAKSRVVQPNNRRGTMTKEELIAKMAASAGITKVAAGTALQAFTGAVTTSLKKGQRVSLVNFGTFTVAKRKARLGRNPRTGEALRIPAARVPKFSAGKILKSAVR; encoded by the coding sequence ATGGCAAAGAGTCGCGTAGTTCAACCCAACAACAGGAGGGGCACGATGACGAAAGAAGAGCTGATCGCAAAAATGGCGGCATCCGCTGGTATCACCAAGGTTGCCGCAGGCACTGCGTTACAGGCCTTTACCGGCGCAGTGACCACATCCCTGAAAAAGGGACAGCGCGTGTCGCTGGTGAATTTCGGGACCTTTACGGTCGCGAAACGGAAAGCCCGGCTTGGACGGAATCCCCGAACCGGTGAAGCATTACGAATTCCCGCCGCCAGAGTCCCGAAGTTCTCGGCAGGGAAAATCCTCAAGTCAGCCGTCCGGTAA